In the Primulina tabacum isolate GXHZ01 chromosome 7, ASM2559414v2, whole genome shotgun sequence genome, ACTAATATTGGATCGGTCGTACGTCACTACAAAAAAAACATGTGTTAGCGACGGTTTGGGgaaaaccgtcgcaaaatttGACGACAGTTTTTgcttaaaccgtcgcaaataaaaaattaatgtttGATTGTTGTCGTGTCCAGATCAACTCTTTAAATACAATATCTTGGTTAATTATGCAATATAAATTTTATGTGGTATAGTGCATAGTAATATTTATTCATATATGTATATTCAATACATCAATTGTGTATCTTGAATACAGATTTAGCCAAATTAGAATTATGTACTAATATATATGATGTTATATAACAAGTAAGGCTTGAATCGGAAGATGAACTACGAACAATGAGAGATGGTTATCACGAAATTTCCCCTAGAAGTAATTCCACATAGTCCCATGAGACATTGGGACTGggaatttattaataatttttccatAACACATTGGGATATCATCATTTGAAACATAAAGTCATCTTCAATTTGAAGGTtgtcataaaaatatatatacatgataCAGCCAAATAAAATTGTTACCTAAACCAAGCAAATTTAGGGAACGTCGGATCTAGATGCATGCCCAAATCGCGAACCCTAACGGAAAGATGGTTTGATCGTCACATGCATTACGGACAGAACACTAAGAGACTTCCGAGATTAACCGAGGAAACCCTTTGACACTATCCAAAACCAGATTAGAATAAGGAAAGCTTGTAATTAAGAGCAAAAAATGTCAAATAACGAATGTAAGAAAATTCAAGTTACTGGAGTTTTGACAAATTACAATATTAAAATCGAAAATAAGTCAATTTACAGAACTAAAATCTCAATTTTCACTTAAAATTGTATAATAACTATTTAATGATTAAGCTGAATTTTCGACATAGTTTGATGCGAGGTTGTGAGCTACataattatttttcttgatCCTATCCTCGATTAATTTTAAGGATAAATCTCGATTCGAACcgtaattaattcaaaattggTTTGCATTCAAGTGAATACAAAACATGGAGTAgaataaatataaacaaactaaaaatttataaatgcgATCCAATATAGAAGAATAtgcttattttaattttttcggtGAGAAGACCAAAGAGAAATAGGGAAATGAGAGGATTGCCGAAGTGTAACAACgagaaaatacatttttttcttattttttaatttttttatttttaggtgttaacagaaaatttatatttttagtcttgaaatgtgttttttttcctcttttttgtcgtgttataataaatttttatttttaatcaggtaacttggatatttttttcttccatataaaaaattaacatATTAAAGATCGGATTTTCCACGTTTGTTTTGAAACTATTTCTTCtatactaaaaataaaattatattgcCTAAGCTTTCTTTGCCATGTTCTCTATCTTGCTCTTTTGTCCTAACACCATGACAAGCCAGTTAGGTACATGGGATTCTTCGAAGATTTTTTCCGGAAGAGACTACTTAGTCAattgaaagaatttttttttaacagcTGATGGGAACTGTTCCAACATGCACCAAAACAAAATAAGAACAATATTTCCCCGGATTTAAATCTTCTACTGTGTTAAAAACACATtctttttacacgagatgatcacaTGATCATCTCGTTTAATCTGTGATGATAAtgtgatcatctcgtgtaaaaagtGCGCATCATCAAATGTTGTATTTTCAACACAGTAGAAGAACCAAATCCCAATTTCTCCTTGATAATCTCAACTTTTGTATATCGTTTTCTCGTTATATTATTATTTGGAGTGTATCTTTTGGTTCTACCAAAAAAAGTTTCATGTGTTTGGGACAAAAAACTTTGAAATGTATTTTATATTCTAAAATTATAATGTTTTTCAACATTTATGCTTTCTACATGCTGCTCAATAGAGATCCAGTCGATATTGCGGATCTGTCAACCATTCTTGCAAGAAACTGTGAGAAAATTCAACCattatattaattcaagaagATTGACTACTTATATAGAAGTACGTAAGGCGCGTCGAAAATAACTGAAGTAGGTGACAGTTGGAAGACATTGAAAGCTTTAAAAACCAACCTGCCCCACATATACAACCTGCATCAAATAACCAAAACCATTCATTTCATAACACGTCCAAAGCTCTGATCTCTTTAGGGATTTATTTTAATCGAGATATTGGATGGAGGATTACGCAGCAAAATTGATTGTTTTTGGTGGGATTTTATGGACGTCACTGTTTCTGTTGGCGAGAAAAGTGTTCCCAAGACGTTCTTTTGATTTCAGCAATCGTATTGTTTCCACAGTTCATGCTTGCTTGGCTGTCATTTTGGCTTCTTCCTCGGTTCAAGATTGGAGATGCCCGGTTTGTCCTTTGGCCTCTAAGTCTTCTCCTAGACAGGCGAGTTATATATTTTCAACATCGATCTGTTATGTTTAATTAGCTCAAAATTTTACCCCTAGTTGAGTCTGCTAGCCTACCCCTGAAGTTGTGTCTCTGGTCGAAATTCTTGGATCTGCCTACATACATGTTCAAGAAACTGCAGTTTTGTTCGGCATTGCACGCTAGATTATCAAGATTCAATTTTGCAGGAAATTTTCTATGTTGAGAAGTGGAATTTCCACCCcagtatatttttttataaccgAAAGAAGTGAATATACTTGAGGGATTAATTCTTGGAGAATATGAAACAGATGCAAACACTGGCGGTGACAGTTGGGTATATGCTGTATGATTTGGTGTGCTGCCACTTTGACAAAAACGTCAAGATTGACAACACTGTTCATCATTTGGTCAGCATCGTTGGAATTTGGTCAGGACTTGAATATCAAAGGGTAATCTCAATTTTATAGTTGACACGACTTCTTGTCCATGAGAAATCATCTCAAGAATGGAATGAAATATCCCGCTATGTTCCTCTGTATACTAACAACGATATCTAAAGAAACTTAATCAAAGGGAAGttttctaaaaatatatatgtaaattttactTGTTTATGCATGTATATTTCTGGAAAATAAGACAGAATGTCCCTGTATTTCTTGGTTCTATCATATGACGAATTGTGCGGTATTTACAATGTAGTGTGGATCAGAAATGGTGGCAGCTTTGTGGATTACGGAGATGTCTAGTCCATTCCTTCACTTAAGGGAGCTTCTTAAAGAGCTTGGATACAAGGACACCGACCTCAATTTAGCTGCCGATGTACGTCTGTTCTTTATATATTACAATATATAAGTTTGAGTAAATAGCAGATTAAAATAAACACACGAAGTTACGTGTGAGGttgaattcaaataataactcgTGGATAAATTTAAAACGATAGATAAGGGAGACTATAGAAGTGGAAATGTGAAGGAGCATCAGTGTCCACACTTAAAAATACCAGATTTTATTAGTCTTGGAGGATTTGCCCTTTTTTGatttatatcaatattatatttatgaattttgtggattcaaaatttagaaatttcaaTATATAGTTGTTTAATATTGTGTTCAATAATTGGATTCTTCATTTGTGCAGAttttatttgcattgattttCACTTTTGCAAGGATGGTTGGAGGACCATATATCACCTATGTCACTTTATCAGCTGACAATCCATTTCTGATTAAGGCAATCCTCTGACTTGAAGCCGATTTCAGACCCTACAATCATTAAGAAACTGGGTTTATATGAAATTGTTGGAACAAAAACTTCATTGGAAATTATTGTATATATTTATTAAGCAAAATAAAGAATTAAAGGAAAACTGCGAGTTATCCAAGCACAGCACAAACACAGTGCACTTACTATTAAGGCGAACTCGGAATTTTTTTTATGCGAAACGAGTAAAGTTGGATTTGATTTGGAAAAGTTCTCAAGTTTTTGAATCAC is a window encoding:
- the LOC142550928 gene encoding uncharacterized protein LOC142550928; protein product: MEDYAAKLIVFGGILWTSLFLLARKVFPRRSFDFSNRIVSTVHACLAVILASSSVQDWRCPVCPLASKSSPRQMQTLAVTVGYMLYDLVCCHFDKNVKIDNTVHHLVSIVGIWSGLEYQRCGSEMVAALWITEMSSPFLHLRELLKELGYKDTDLNLAADILFALIFTFARMVGGPYITYVTLSADNPFLIKAMALGLQLVSAFWFYKIVRMVMYKLSRRTSSSKKLATS